A genomic segment from Spinacia oleracea cultivar Varoflay chromosome 3, BTI_SOV_V1, whole genome shotgun sequence encodes:
- the LOC110785422 gene encoding putative receptor protein kinase ZmPK1 isoform X1 has translation MLLTDYDGSTAWETNTTSTNAERAELLNTGNLVLKDNAGNTLWQSFDFPTDTLLPHQLFTKNRRLLSRIGPHMFGSGYFSFFFDNDNVLRMIYDGSEISSIYWPNIAFGVFDNGRTTYNSSRIAMLDDMGAFSASDQLYFSALDVGPRTKRRLTMDFDGNLRIYSLNESSGLWNITWTAVAKPCEIHGLCGRNGVCEYTPEPKCSCPPSYEPTDISDWSQGCRPKFRRRCSNSEFVEISHVDYYGFDLNFTRPASFEDCRNICLEDCRCQAFSYRLTGEGICFTKSVLFNGFKSVSFPGSIYLRIPRSAQTSIPAFLNVSRLDCGSGQGRIVVLPNTYDTTNQRFNWVYLYSFAIVIGTVEVVLLIAGWWFLFRKHGLSGSLEDGYRAISNQFRSFSYSELKSATIKFKEVIGRGGFGTVYKGILEDERVVAVKKLENVVQGEDEFWAEVSTIGKINHMNLARMWGFCSERKHKLLVYEFVENGSLDRHLFSTKTVLGWKERFKVAIGTAKGLAYLHHECLEWVIHCDVKPENILLDGDFEPKISDFGLAKLCQRGGHNSSKLTRIRGTKGYMAPEWTINLPITAKVDVYSYGVVILELIKGIRLSSWVVDDEYGTEEIPELVKLVRIAKNKIQNGEDSWVEELVDPRLEGRFSRDQAAMMIEVGLSCVEDDRNKRPTIESVAQMLAECDDDIQMYTTGFM, from the coding sequence ATGCTTTTGACAGATTATGATGGCTCAACAGCTTGGGAAACAAATACAACATCGACAAATGCTGAAAGAGCTGAGCTTCTCAACACAGGGAACCTTGTTCTTAAGGATAATGCTGGTAATACTCTTTGGCAAAGTTTTGATTTTCCTACAGATACTTTGCTTCCTCATCAACTGTTTACAAAGAACAGAAGATTGTTATCTAGGATTGGTCCTCACATGTTTGGTTCTGGgtattttagtttcttttttgATAATGACAATGTTCTCAGAATGATTTATGATGGTTCTGAAATTTCCAGCATTTATTGGCCAAATATTGCTTTTGGTGTATTTGACAATGGTAGAACAACTTACAACAGTAGTAGGATTGCAATGCTTGATGATATGGGAGCCTTTTCTGCAAGTGACCAGCTATATTTCAGTGCTCTAGATGTAGGTCCTCGGACCAAAAGACGGTTAACGATGGATTTTGATGGGAATTTGAGGATTTATAGCTTGAATGAATCGTCTGGGTTATGGAACATAACATGGACAGCAGTTGCAAAACCATGTGAGATCCATGGTCTTTGTGGTCGAAATGGGGTTTGTGAATATACGCCAGAGCCAAAATGTAGTTGTCCTCCTAGCTATGAGCCCACTGATATAAGTGATTGGAGCCAAGGGTGCAGGCCGAAATTTCGTAGACGTTGCTCTAACTCTGAGTTTGTTGAGATCTCCCACGTTGATTACTATGGGTTCGATCTCAACTTTACCCGACCTGCCTCGTTTGAAGATTGTAGAAACATATGCTTGGAAGATTGCCGTTGTCAAGCATTTAGCTATAGATTAACTGGTGAAGGAATATGCTTCACAAAAAGTGTCCTTTTTAATGGATTCAAGTCTGTTAGTTTCCCAGGTAGCATATATCTTAGAATACCAAGAAGTGCGCAAACATCGATCCCTGCATTTCTTAATGTATCTCGTCTTGATTGTGGGAGCGGACAAGGCAGAATAGTAGTATTGCCGAACACATATGACACCACTAATCAAAGATTCAACTGGGTTTATCTGTATTCATTCGCTATTGTCATAGGCACAGTTGAAGTAGTCCTTTTAATAGCAGGGTGGTGGTTTCTTTTTAGGAAGCATGGTCTTTCAGGCTCGTTGGAAGATGGATATCGTGCCATTTCAAATCAGTTTCGGAGCTTTAGCTACAGTGAGCTAAAGAGTGCAACGATAAAATTCAAAGAAGTTATAGGAAGAGGAGGGTTTGGTACAGTTTATAAGGGTATTCTGGAAGATGAGAGAGTAGTTGCTGTAAAGAAACTAGAAAATGTAGTCCAAGGAGAGGATGAATTTTGGGCAGAAGTGAGCACAATCGGTAAAATCAACCATATGAACCTTGCAAGAATGTGGGGCTTTTGTTCAGAAAGGAAGCACAAATTGTTGGTGTATGAGTTTGTGGAAAATGGATCATTGGACAGACACTTGTTCTCAACCAAAACCGTTCTTGGATGGAAAGAAAGGTTCAAAGTTGCAATAGGGACAGCTAAAGGCTTAGCTTACCTTCACCACGAGTGCCTAGAATGGGTTATCCATTGTGATGTTAAACCTGAAAATATACTTTTGGATGGAGATTTTGAGCCGAAAATTTCAGACTTTGGGCTAGCAAAGTTATGTCAAAGAGGGGGTCATAATTCATCAAAACTGACTAGGATCAGAGGCACAAAAGGTTATATGGCTCCTGAATGGACAATCAACCTTCCAATCACTGCAAAGGTTGATGTGTATAGCTATGGAGTTGTTATCCTAGAGCTTATAAAGGGAATTCGACTGTCGAGTTGGGTGGTAGATGATGAATATGGCACAGAGGAAATACCAGAACTGGTAAAATTGGTGAGAAtagctaaaaataaaatacagaaTGGAGAAGATTCATGGGTTGAAGAGTTGGTGGATCCGAGATTGGAAGGACGCTTCAGCAGAGACCAAGCTGCTATGATGATTGAGGTTGGACTTTCATGTGTGGAGGATGATAGAAATAAAAGACCAACCATAGAATCAGTTGCGCAAATGCTTGCAGAATGTGATGACGATATTCAAATGTACACTACGGGCTTTATGTGA
- the LOC110785376 gene encoding putative serine/threonine-protein kinase, which translates to MACNHQENIENDEISKLKAGIGDSAIRFSFKELQKATNNFSTKLGIGDLSTCHKGTLENGTVVAVKVLRPRNADIRMYIELRVLINVMSEIRHQNVVEFIGCCVEDDHVIIVYEFMEGGSLASLLDDEVSKLSWPMRASICLGIARGLECLDGKILHRDIRPNNVLLDNSFNPKIMDFGIMHIFTDYASDEGDRIPKNIGYIDREYMTTGHMTTKGDVYAFGVVLLEVISGKRVPQFLKDCNDSGRRLAQCLQAGKNLVDWARQLGQDGSFLEIIDPTLSEFPEDEVKRFIDVALSCVRLSSNLRPSMSEVSLLLSGGHDLTCLISDVMRDCFYYSGQVAIRCINLPCIFSFYTLTLTVIQPLMKVTEENSEPLTPSNQLN; encoded by the exons ATGGCCTGTAACCATCAAGAAAACATTGAAAACGATGAAATATCTAAATTAAAAGCAGGAATTGGGGATTCAGCAATACGATTTTCCTTTAAAGAGTTACAGAAGGCAACAAACAATTTCAGCACAAAATTGGGCATAGGCGATCTTTCAACTTGCCATAAGGGCACTTTAGAAAATGGGACTGTTGTGGCAGTTAAGGTGCTTAGGCCGCGGAACGCGGATATTAGAATGTATATAGAATTAAGGGTATTGATCAATGTAATGTCCGAAATTAGGCATCAGAATGTGGTTGAATTTATTGGATGTTGTGTTGAGGATGATCATGTAATTATTGTGTATGAGTTCATGGAAGGTGGTAGCTTAGCTTCTTTATTAGATGATGAAGTTTCTAAGTTAAGCTGGCCTATGAGAGCTTCTATATGTCTTGGCATCGCTCGTGGTCTTGAATGTCTTGACGGTAAGATTCTGCATCGCGATATTAGGCCTAATAACGTACTTCTTGACAATAGCTTCAATCCTAAAATTATGGATTTTGGGATAATGCACATATTTACTGACTATGCATCAGATGAGGGTGATAGAATTCCCAAAAATATAGGTTATATTGATAGGGAATACATGACTACTGGACATATGACAACCAAGGGAGATGTTTATGCCTTTGGGGTTGTTCTCCTTGAAGTCATTAGTGGTAAGAGAGTTCCACAGTTTCTGAAAGATTGCAATGACAGTGGTAGGAGACTTGCGCAGTGTCTGCAAGCTGGCAAGAATTTGGTGGATTGGGCTCGACAACTTGGTCAAGATGGTAGTTTTCTAGAGATAATTGATCCCACTTTATCCGAGTTTCCAGAAGATGAGGTGAAACGTTTTATCGACGTTGCTCTCTCTTGTGTCCGTTTATCGTCAAACCTGAGACCAAGCATGTCCGAGGTTTCTCTCTTGCTCTCTGGAGGCCATGACTTGA CTTGTTTAATTAGTGATGTCATGAGAGACTGCTTCTATTATAGTGGCCAGGTTGCTATTAGATGTATTAATCTTCCTTGTATTTTCTCTTTTTACACCTTAACTCTGACTGTTATACAACCATTAATGAAAGTTACAGAAGAAAATTCAGAACCTCTTACTCCAAGTAACCAGCTAAACTAA
- the LOC110785423 gene encoding putative serine/threonine-protein kinase: MTGTCFGDLGGVRSCWGYKVKLVRNQEEIKDDTLLKNVRLFTWKELQKATDNFNSSSLIGKGGFTSYYKGTLEDGTEVAVLSHRKGGVNQKRDSDFTSFINVMSRIRHRNVVELIGCCIEGDHMIFVYEFLGYDRLDQLLVSKSEAIDWPTRASICIGIARGLDYLQEGASRRLVHRDINPDNIFLDSNFNPKIAGFRIAQLFDDDESQYSGVISGSYVYTDPEYLVTGRCTEKVDVYSFGIILLEVISGRRVHEFQRDGRRVHKFQRDGSGVTLVDWILELRKTDMIREIVDPALSDFPEDEMIRFIDVALSCVQFSSKLRPNTSEVLLMLLGGYDFSKKVLRNLEQSWQSGYHDEVGSLSHDKISSTPVPRRKQDFLVADTTTRRIPSQPATESISRT, from the exons ATGACTGGTACTTGTTTCGGTGATTTGGGTGGTGTGAGGAGCTGTTGGGGTTATAAAGTGAAATTGGTGCGTAATCAAGAGGAAATTAAAGACGATACCCTATTAAAAAATGTCAGATTGTTTACCTGGAAAGAGCTGCAGAAGGCAACAGATAACTTTAACTCCAGCTCACTTATAGGCAAGGGTGGGTTTACATCTTACTATAAGGGCACTTTAGAAGATGGGACTGAGGTGGCAGTGCTATCACATAGAAAGGGGGGTGTAAATCAGAAGCGAGATTCGGATTTTACTTCTTTTATTAATGTGATGTCCAGAATCCGGCATCGGAATGTGGTTGAGTTGATCGGTTGCTGTATTGAGGGTGATCATATGATTTTTGTGTATGAGTTTCTTGGGTATGACAGGCTGGATCAGTTGTTAGTTAGTAAGTCTGAGGCGATAGATTGGCCTACTAGAGCTTCTATATGCATTGGCATTGCTCGTGGTCTTGACTATCTTCAAGAGGGGGCTAGTCGTCGTCTTGTACATCGTGATATCAATCCTGATAATATATTTCTTGATAGTAACTTCAATCCCAAAATAGCAGGTTTCCGCATAGCACAgttgtttgatgatgatgaatcACAATATAGTGGCGTAATTTCTGGATCATATGTATATACGGATCCTGAATACTTGGTTACAGGAAGATGTACAGAGAAGGTTGATGTTTATAGCTTTGGAATTATTTTACTTGAAGTCATCAGTGGCAGGAGAGTTCACGAGTTTCAGAGAGATGGCAGGAGAGTTCACAAGTTTCAGAGAGATGGCAGTGGGGTTACGCTGgtggattggattttggaactACGGAAAACTGATATGATTCGTGAGATTGTTGATCCAGCTTTATCTGACTTTCCAGAGGATGAGATGATACGCTTTATTGATGTTGCACTCTCTTGTGTTCAGTTCTCATCAAAGCTCAGACCAAACACGTCGGAGGTTTTGCTTATGCTCTTGGGAGGTTATGACTTCAGTAAGAAGGTATTAAGAAATCTGGAACAATCTTGGCAGTCTGGCTATCATGATGAAGTTGGCAGTCTTAGTCATG ATAAAATTTCTTCAACTCCTGTACCTAGAAGGAAACAAGATTTTCTAGTGGCAGACACCACGACAAGAAGGATTCCAAGTCAGCCAGCTACTGAATCAATCAGTAGGACATAA
- the LOC130469530 gene encoding uncharacterized protein gives MTESSEPIIQQIEPPTSKNNQRTTNVPLFGMPQSLGPPRETPQPRAMATPSQGQGIPIPTSASLARLGAQFSPDQMRTAIEVLTFLTQTTTQAQVMRTAPEVEVEQRRKRPRPQHSPNVWRRNLQQDMEGADNQEYEAESITPSRAQPRARTEQAPSHRHHFVSGTPNPIQAVVKPDNSPFCDEILSERMEKIKMPTCKYSGKTDPTNHLSAFGGHMMLYSNTDSMWCKVFPSTLEGMAQSWFGKIPKGTITSFRQLAILFRTQYVANIARERMTGELMSVIQGPQESLREYISRFNMEASNIPKLQQEVAVLAMMTGLRDGEFKSYLGRKSFTTLAEVLGKANEFIKSEEIGRATSRRYVASENNYGSQSKKEPYKKEYPDRRENPQPRRDWQGPGRGKGNEFKTEKRGKFNEYTPLVASRTQIFAISKEDEKWQRPPKMYNKYRDPKKYRDFHRDHGHLTEECTHLKDNIEDLIRRGYLTQFKAKSSYSRTYENRDNDNRSDSKKAEPKQSYPADQKRMGDILVITGGPVYAGTTVSGAKASVSEFKHQVNYHNSGRWPAPPKIPQCTFTEEDCKGIIYPHDDPMVLALNVANRKIHRILIDGGSSANILFWLAFQELQIDEKYVKPVNYPVIGFTGATVIPEGIVSLPVQIGQGKDIKDIMVDFMIVKVPAAYNVILGRPFIYDRGCSLHLSPHHDVYDK, from the coding sequence ATGACTGAGTCAAGCGAACCGATAATCCAGCAGATAGAACCACCCACCTCAAAAAACAACCAGAGAACCACAAATGTACCCTTGTTCGGCATGCCTCAGAGTCTTGGTCCGCCAAGAGAGACACCACAACCCAGAGCTATGGCAACCCCCAGCCAGGGCCAGGGTATCCCAATTCCAACCAGTGCCTCACTAGCACGATTGGGGGCACAGTTCTCACCCGACCAGATGCGCACAGCAATAGAAGTCCTGACATTCCTTACTCAAACAACCACACAAGCCCAGGTCATGAGAACAGCCCCAGAGGTTGAGGTTGAGCAGAGGAGAAAACGTCCCAGACCCCAACATAGTCCGAATGTTTGGAGGAGGAATCTGCAGCAGGACATGGAAGGGGCTGATAATCAAGAGTATGAAGCAGAGAGTATCACACCAAGCAGAGCTCAACCCCGGGCAAGGACTGAACAAGCACCCAGTCATAGACACCACTTCGTGTCAGGTACGCCCAATCCCATCCAAGCAGTAGTTAAGCCTGATAATTCTCCCTTCTGCGATGAAATACTCTCTGAAAGAatggaaaagataaaaatgcCCACCTGCAAATACTCCGGAAAGACAGACCCAACGAATCACCTCTCTGCCTTTGGGGGACACATGATGCTATATAGCAACACAGACTCTATGTGGTGTAAGGTCTTTCCTTCCACTCTAGAGGGGATGGCACAGAGTTGGTTTGGTAAAATACCCAAAGGCACCATAACATCTTTCCGGCAGCTAGCTATCTTGTTTCGCACCCAATACGTGGCAAACATTGCCAGAGAAAGGATGACAGGGGAGCTGATGTCAGTCATCCAGGGGCCTCAGGAATCTCTGAGGGAATACATATCCAGATTCAATATGGAGGCGTCGAATATACCCAAGTTGCAGCAAGAGGTAGCAGTCCTGGCCATGATGACTGGTCTGCGGGATGGAGAGTTCAAGAGTTATCTGGGCAGAAAATCATTCACAACCCTGGCAGAGGTACTGGGAAAGGCAAATGAATTTATAAAgagtgaagaaattggcagagcaACCTCACGTCGATATGTGGCAAGTGAGAACAATTACGGTAGTCAGAGCAAGAAAGAGCCATACAAAAAAGAGTACCCAGACAGAAGAGAAAACCCACAGCCAAGAAGAGACTGGCAGGGACCAGGCAGAGGCAAAGGTAACGAATTCAAAACTGAAAAAAGGGGGAAGTTTAATGAGTATACCCCCTTAGTGGCATCCAGAACTCAAATTTTTGCCATCAGCAAAGAAGACGAGAAATGGCAGAGACCTCCCAAAATGTACAACAAGTACAGGGACCCAAAAAAGTACCGTGACTTTCACAGAGATCATGGCCACCTCACAGAAGAATGCACTCATTTGAAGGATAATATCGAAGATCTGATCCGGAGGGGATACTTGActcaattcaaagcaaaaagcTCGTATAGCAGGACCTATGAGAACAGAGATAATGATAATAGGTCCGACAGTAAGAAGGCGGAACCCAAGCAAAGCTATCCAGCAGACCAAAAGAGAATGGGCGACATTTTGGTCATAACAGGAGGGCCAGTTTACGCAGGAACCACTGTTAGCGGGGCCAAGGCCAGTGTGAGCGAATTCAAACACCAGGTTAATTACCATAATTCTGGCAGGTGGCCCGCCCCTCCAAAAATCCCGCAGTGCACTTTCACAGAGGAGGACTGTAAAGGCATAATATACCCCCATGACGACCCTATGGTATTAGCCCTGAACGTAGCAAACAGAAAAATCCACCGTATTCTGATAGACGGAGGTAGCTCTGCGAACATCTTGTTCTGGCTTGCTTTCCAAGAGTTGCAAATTGATGAGAAATACGTAAAGCCAGTCAATTACCCAGTAATCGGATTCACAGGAGCCACAGTGATACCAGAAGGGATAGTCAGTTTGCCAGTGCAGATTGGCCAAGGGAAGGATATCAAGGACATCATGGTAGACTTCATGATCGTGAAAGTCCCCGCAGCCTACAACGTCATTCTTGGCAGACCATTCATCTATGACAGGGGCTGTAGTCTCCACTTATCACCTCACCATGATGTATACGACAAATGA
- the LOC110785422 gene encoding putative receptor protein kinase ZmPK1 isoform X2, protein MLDDMGAFSASDQLYFSALDVGPRTKRRLTMDFDGNLRIYSLNESSGLWNITWTAVAKPCEIHGLCGRNGVCEYTPEPKCSCPPSYEPTDISDWSQGCRPKFRRRCSNSEFVEISHVDYYGFDLNFTRPASFEDCRNICLEDCRCQAFSYRLTGEGICFTKSVLFNGFKSVSFPGSIYLRIPRSAQTSIPAFLNVSRLDCGSGQGRIVVLPNTYDTTNQRFNWVYLYSFAIVIGTVEVVLLIAGWWFLFRKHGLSGSLEDGYRAISNQFRSFSYSELKSATIKFKEVIGRGGFGTVYKGILEDERVVAVKKLENVVQGEDEFWAEVSTIGKINHMNLARMWGFCSERKHKLLVYEFVENGSLDRHLFSTKTVLGWKERFKVAIGTAKGLAYLHHECLEWVIHCDVKPENILLDGDFEPKISDFGLAKLCQRGGHNSSKLTRIRGTKGYMAPEWTINLPITAKVDVYSYGVVILELIKGIRLSSWVVDDEYGTEEIPELVKLVRIAKNKIQNGEDSWVEELVDPRLEGRFSRDQAAMMIEVGLSCVEDDRNKRPTIESVAQMLAECDDDIQMYTTGFM, encoded by the coding sequence ATGCTTGATGATATGGGAGCCTTTTCTGCAAGTGACCAGCTATATTTCAGTGCTCTAGATGTAGGTCCTCGGACCAAAAGACGGTTAACGATGGATTTTGATGGGAATTTGAGGATTTATAGCTTGAATGAATCGTCTGGGTTATGGAACATAACATGGACAGCAGTTGCAAAACCATGTGAGATCCATGGTCTTTGTGGTCGAAATGGGGTTTGTGAATATACGCCAGAGCCAAAATGTAGTTGTCCTCCTAGCTATGAGCCCACTGATATAAGTGATTGGAGCCAAGGGTGCAGGCCGAAATTTCGTAGACGTTGCTCTAACTCTGAGTTTGTTGAGATCTCCCACGTTGATTACTATGGGTTCGATCTCAACTTTACCCGACCTGCCTCGTTTGAAGATTGTAGAAACATATGCTTGGAAGATTGCCGTTGTCAAGCATTTAGCTATAGATTAACTGGTGAAGGAATATGCTTCACAAAAAGTGTCCTTTTTAATGGATTCAAGTCTGTTAGTTTCCCAGGTAGCATATATCTTAGAATACCAAGAAGTGCGCAAACATCGATCCCTGCATTTCTTAATGTATCTCGTCTTGATTGTGGGAGCGGACAAGGCAGAATAGTAGTATTGCCGAACACATATGACACCACTAATCAAAGATTCAACTGGGTTTATCTGTATTCATTCGCTATTGTCATAGGCACAGTTGAAGTAGTCCTTTTAATAGCAGGGTGGTGGTTTCTTTTTAGGAAGCATGGTCTTTCAGGCTCGTTGGAAGATGGATATCGTGCCATTTCAAATCAGTTTCGGAGCTTTAGCTACAGTGAGCTAAAGAGTGCAACGATAAAATTCAAAGAAGTTATAGGAAGAGGAGGGTTTGGTACAGTTTATAAGGGTATTCTGGAAGATGAGAGAGTAGTTGCTGTAAAGAAACTAGAAAATGTAGTCCAAGGAGAGGATGAATTTTGGGCAGAAGTGAGCACAATCGGTAAAATCAACCATATGAACCTTGCAAGAATGTGGGGCTTTTGTTCAGAAAGGAAGCACAAATTGTTGGTGTATGAGTTTGTGGAAAATGGATCATTGGACAGACACTTGTTCTCAACCAAAACCGTTCTTGGATGGAAAGAAAGGTTCAAAGTTGCAATAGGGACAGCTAAAGGCTTAGCTTACCTTCACCACGAGTGCCTAGAATGGGTTATCCATTGTGATGTTAAACCTGAAAATATACTTTTGGATGGAGATTTTGAGCCGAAAATTTCAGACTTTGGGCTAGCAAAGTTATGTCAAAGAGGGGGTCATAATTCATCAAAACTGACTAGGATCAGAGGCACAAAAGGTTATATGGCTCCTGAATGGACAATCAACCTTCCAATCACTGCAAAGGTTGATGTGTATAGCTATGGAGTTGTTATCCTAGAGCTTATAAAGGGAATTCGACTGTCGAGTTGGGTGGTAGATGATGAATATGGCACAGAGGAAATACCAGAACTGGTAAAATTGGTGAGAAtagctaaaaataaaatacagaaTGGAGAAGATTCATGGGTTGAAGAGTTGGTGGATCCGAGATTGGAAGGACGCTTCAGCAGAGACCAAGCTGCTATGATGATTGAGGTTGGACTTTCATGTGTGGAGGATGATAGAAATAAAAGACCAACCATAGAATCAGTTGCGCAAATGCTTGCAGAATGTGATGACGATATTCAAATGTACACTACGGGCTTTATGTGA
- the LOC110785421 gene encoding putative receptor protein kinase ZmPK1, whose translation MKNQTTFFHFLFVFSSLATTVLAKNILSRDTSLTVRDDDLLISPDRTFSCGFTNFRTNAYYFSIWFTNSKERTVVWVANRDKPVNRHGTRLTLRKNGVMVLTDYDGSTAWETNTTSTNAERAELLNTGNLVLKDNAGNILWQSFDFPTDTLLPSQRFTKNKRLLSRIGPQMFGSGFFSFFFDNDNVLRMIYDGPEISSIYWPNIAVDIFQNGRTSYNSSRIGMLDDMGTFSASDQLKFSALDVGFGIKRRLTMDFDGNLRIYSLNKLSGLWNITWTAVAKPCDIHGLCGRNGICEYTPEPKCSCPPSYEPTDISDWSKGCRPRFHRSCSDSEFIEMSHVDYYGYDLNSTTPASYDDCREICLGDCRCQAFNYRLTGEGMCFTKSALFNGVKSVSFPASMYLRVPTSPQTLKPSVLNVTRLECGGEQGKIVVLPNTYDSSNQRFKWVYLYSFAIVIGTVEVILLIAGWWFLFGKHSLSGSLEDGYRAISNQFRSFSYNELKTATRNFKEVLGRGGFGAVYKGVLADEREIAVKKLENVVQGEEEFWAEVSTIGKINHMNLARMWGFCSGRKHKLLVYELVENGSLDRHLFSTKTVLGWKERFKVAIGTAKGLAYLHHECLEWVIHCDVKPENILLDGDFEPKISDFGLAKLCQRGGHGSSELTRIRGTKGYMAPEWAINLPITAKVDVYSYGVVILELIKGIRLSSWVVDDQNSSEEIPELVRFVRLAKRKIQNGEDSWVEDLVDPRLEGKFSRNQAAMMIEVGLSCLDDDRNKRPTMESVAQALAECEDEILM comes from the coding sequence ATGAAAAACCAAACAACTTTCTTccattttctctttgttttcaGCTCTTTAGCAACTACCGTTTTAGCCAAAAATATACTGTCAAGAGACACTTCTTTAACTGTCAGAGATGACGATCTCCTCATTTCCCCTGACAGAACCTTCAGTTGCGGATTCACTAACTTCCGTACCAATGCGTATTACTTCTCAATTTGGTTCACCAATTCGAAAGAAAGAACTGTTGTTTGGGTAGCGAACCGAGACAAGCCGGTGAACCGCCATGGCACACGGCTAACACTCAGGAAAAATGGTGTCATGGTGTTGACAGATTATGATGGTTCAACAGCTTGGGAAACAAATACAACATCTACAAATGCTGAAAGAGCTGAGCTTCTCAACACAGGGAACCTTGTTCTGAAGGACAATGCTGGTAATATTCTTTGGCAAAGCTTTGATTTTCCTACTGATACTTTGCTTCCGAGTCAACGGTTTACAAAGAACAAAAGATTGTTATCTAGAATTGGTCCTCAGATGTTTGGTTCTGGGttttttagtttcttttttGATAATGATAATGTTCTTAGAATGATTTATGACGGTCCTGAAATTTCCAGTATTTATTGGCCAAATATTGCTGTTGATATATTTCAAAATGGTAGGACAAGTTACAACAGTAGTAGAATTGGTATGCTTGATGATATGGGAACCTTTTCTGCAAGTGATCAGCTAAAGTTTAGTGCTTTAGATGTAGGTTTTGGGATCAAAAGACGGTTAACTATGGATTTTGATGGGAATCTGAGGATTTATAGCTTGAATAAATTGTCTGGATTATGGAACATAACATGGACAGCAGTTGCAAAACCCTGTGATATCCATGGTCTTTGTGGTAGAAATGGGATTTGTGAATATACACCTGAACCAAAATGTAGTTGTCCTCCTAGCTATGAGCCAACTGATATAAGTGATTGGAGCAAAGGTTGCAGGCCGAGATTTCATAGAAGTTGCTCAGATTCCGAGTTTATTGAGATGTCCCATGTTGATTACTACGGGTATGATCTCAATTCCACCACCCCTGCCTCGTATGATGACTGTAGGGAAATTTGCTTGGGAGATTGCCGTTGTCAAGCATTTAATTATAGATTAACTGGTGAAGGAATGTGCTTCACAAAAAGTGCCCTTTTTAATGGTGTTAAGTCTGTTAGTTTCCCAGCAAGCATGTATCTTCGAGTACCAACAAGTCCACAGACACTGAAACCTTCAGTTCTTAATGTGACTCGCCTTGAATGTGGCGGTGAACAAGGTAAAATAGTGGTATTGCCAAATACATATGACAGTagtaatcaaagattcaagtgGGTTTATCTGTACTCATTCGCTATTGTCATTGGTACAGTTGAAGTAATCCTTTTAATAGCAGGCTGGTGGTTTCTTTTTGGGAAGCATAGTCTTTCAGGTTCATTGGAAGATGGATATCGTGCCATTTCGAATCAGTTTAGGAGCTTTAGCTATAATGAGCTCAAGACTGCAACTAGAAATTTCAAGGAAGTTCTAGGAAGGGGAGGGTTTGGTGCTGTTTACAAGGGTGTTCTGGCAGACGAGAGAGAAATTGCTGTGAAGAAACTAGAAAATGTTGTCCAAGGAGAGGAAGAATTTTGGGCAGAAGTGAGTACAATTGGTAAAATCAATCATATGAACCTTGCAAGAATGTGGGGTTTTTGTTCCGGAAGGAAGCATAAGCTTTTGGTTTACGAGCTTGTAGAAAATGGGTCATTGGACAGACACTTGTTCTCAACCAAAACCGTTCTTGGATGGAAAGAAAGGTTTAAAGTTGCAATAGGTACGGCTAAAGGCTTAGCTTACCTGCACCATGAGTGCCTAGAATGGGTTATTCATTGTGATGTGAAACCTGAAAATATACTCTTGGATGGAGATTTTGAGccaaaaatttcagactttggGCTAGCAAAATTATGTCAAAGAGGGGGTCATGGTTCATCAGAGTTGACTAGGATTAGAGGCACAAAAGGTTATATGGCTCCAGAATGGGCAATAAACCTACCCATCACTGCAAAAGTTGATGTGTATAGCTATGGAGTTGTTATCCTAGAGCTTATAAAGGGAATTCGACTGTCAAGTTGGGTGGTAGATGATCAAAATAGCTCAGAAGAAATACCAGAACTGGTTAGATTTGTGAGATTGGCTAAAAGGAAAATACAGAATGGAGAAGATTCATGGGTAGAAGACTTGGTAGATCCAAGATTGGAAGGGAAGTTCAGCAGGAATCAAGCTGCTATGATGATTGAAGTTGGACTTTCTTGCTTGGATGATGATAGAAATAAAAGGCCAACCATGGAATCAGTTGCACAAGCTCTTGCAGAATGTGAAGACGAAATACTCATGTAA